In one window of Leptospira sp. WS92.C1 DNA:
- a CDS encoding S1C family serine protease: MDLIEKEESSKNSPIKNYFRTCLSIGSFLLFQFSFLFCADVSPKGTKPTEEKKNGRLFSSGDRVKIHHIYEDIYPNSSASGVLITSEKNSAAQIAHHKGTAKTEKIEVTLGSGIVVNQLGYILTNEHVIRSYDQLSIKLKSGKRYEAKIIGLDKKLDLAILKVEADEEIVPIEVLDTDSLQVVERAIQKYKNAKENLKKKSGTRF, encoded by the coding sequence ATGGATTTGATTGAAAAGGAAGAATCCAGTAAAAATTCCCCCATAAAGAATTATTTTCGCACTTGTCTATCGATCGGATCCTTTCTGCTTTTTCAGTTTAGCTTTCTTTTTTGTGCGGACGTTTCCCCGAAAGGAACGAAACCAACGGAAGAAAAAAAGAACGGAAGACTTTTCTCTTCCGGAGATCGGGTTAAAATCCATCATATCTACGAAGATATCTATCCGAATTCTTCCGCGAGTGGAGTTTTGATCACTTCCGAAAAAAATTCCGCGGCGCAGATCGCCCATCATAAAGGAACTGCGAAAACCGAAAAGATAGAGGTGACTCTCGGCAGCGGAATCGTCGTCAATCAGCTCGGTTATATTCTCACAAACGAACACGTTATCCGCTCTTATGATCAGCTGAGTATAAAACTGAAATCAGGAAAACGTTACGAAGCCAAGATCATCGGTCTGGATAAAAAATTAGACTTGGCGATTTTAAAAGTTGAGGCCGACGAGGAAATCGTTCCGATCGAAGTTTTGGACACCGATTCCTTACAAGTTGTGGAACGAGCCATTCAGAAATATAAAAATGCAAAAGAGAATCTGAAAAAAAAATCGGGAACTCGATTCTAA
- the tmk gene encoding dTMP kinase, giving the protein MRNENPLFIVFEGIDGSGKSTLCKSVTELLLKKEIPAVAFTEPTHLETGKILRKFLRGEIDLNENQQIEAFLADREESLKQNILPSLCEGKNVLLDRYLYSTAAYQSGANFSPEDILKKNLEKNFKIPDLLFYLDLKPKVALERLSRRKGEKERFETLVQLEKIHAAYEKILPKNTIYINAENGPDQIALECFRIFLQRRNG; this is encoded by the coding sequence ATGAGGAATGAAAATCCACTCTTCATCGTATTTGAAGGAATCGACGGAAGCGGAAAATCCACGCTTTGCAAATCCGTGACCGAACTTCTTCTCAAAAAAGAAATTCCTGCCGTAGCTTTTACGGAACCGACTCATTTGGAAACCGGAAAGATTCTCCGAAAATTCTTAAGAGGAGAAATCGATCTGAATGAAAATCAACAGATCGAAGCTTTCCTCGCCGATAGAGAAGAATCCTTAAAACAAAACATCCTACCTTCTCTTTGCGAAGGTAAGAATGTTTTGCTCGATCGTTATCTATATTCCACCGCGGCTTATCAAAGTGGAGCGAATTTTTCTCCGGAAGATATTCTAAAAAAGAATTTAGAAAAAAATTTTAAAATTCCCGATCTTCTTTTTTATTTGGATCTCAAACCGAAAGTTGCCTTGGAACGATTGAGTCGAAGAAAAGGGGAAAAAGAAAGATTTGAGACTTTAGTTCAGTTGGAAAAAATTCACGCCGCGTATGAGAAAATTCTTCCTAAGAACACGATTTACATCAACGCGGAAAACGGCCCGGATCAAATCGCTTTGGAATGTTTTCGCATTTTTCTTCAAAGACGGAACGGTTGA
- a CDS encoding DUF1574 family protein: MRKYKIQFLFLLFFAFDKIVMIPDVRHSITSVLPGNPYVETLSDMEPKHLESKSGKKTLWNFGTSRSFGFSMPVEKNIAVDPFLNSEQRELLGKYDVHAFAAVGSNPSIYFTRFSQLLDRGYVPDLLTIELSSFSFNRNSRYTQSAIVEGIPLLFALKHLNEIPGKITYEIAVSRLFASYRYKLSLSTMKKKLSGKDQENPLFKQFGGLTTEVIMNTIEDASKEKVNRVYTEKDFNDFPEDFQFTNEAERYVKYDLAAKVLDKEFYTSYSFNEDMIVFLRNMIVKAKSKNIPIVLWIPRAHPELHKIYQKYDLDRVFNDRIYDIATEYNVPLVDLDKKNPTKCKYFQDISHVSLRCFDEIIARVAAANPSTK, translated from the coding sequence ATGAGAAAGTATAAGATTCAGTTTTTATTCCTTTTATTTTTCGCTTTCGATAAGATCGTTATGATTCCGGACGTGAGACATTCGATTACGAGTGTCCTTCCGGGGAATCCGTATGTGGAAACTCTTTCCGACATGGAACCGAAACATCTGGAATCCAAAAGCGGAAAAAAGACTCTCTGGAATTTCGGAACCTCGCGGTCCTTCGGTTTTTCGATGCCTGTGGAAAAAAACATCGCAGTGGATCCGTTTTTAAATTCCGAACAACGAGAATTGCTTGGAAAATATGATGTTCATGCATTTGCAGCGGTTGGCTCTAATCCGTCCATTTACTTTACCAGATTTTCCCAGCTCTTGGATCGAGGCTATGTTCCTGATCTGCTAACGATAGAACTTTCATCCTTTTCTTTTAATCGGAATAGTCGCTATACCCAAAGCGCCATCGTGGAGGGAATTCCGCTTCTGTTCGCCCTCAAACATTTGAATGAAATTCCCGGCAAGATCACCTACGAGATCGCGGTTTCTAGACTTTTCGCGAGCTATCGTTACAAACTTTCCCTATCCACGATGAAGAAAAAGTTATCCGGTAAAGATCAGGAAAATCCGTTGTTCAAACAATTTGGCGGGTTAACTACGGAAGTCATTATGAACACGATTGAGGACGCGAGCAAGGAAAAAGTAAATCGTGTCTATACAGAGAAGGATTTTAACGACTTTCCCGAAGATTTTCAATTTACGAACGAAGCCGAACGTTATGTGAAATACGATCTTGCCGCAAAAGTTCTTGATAAAGAGTTTTATACGAGTTATTCATTCAATGAGGATATGATCGTTTTCTTAAGAAATATGATCGTTAAGGCGAAATCAAAAAATATTCCTATCGTTTTGTGGATTCCACGGGCTCATCCCGAATTGCATAAAATCTATCAAAAATACGACTTAGATCGGGTTTTTAATGATCGAATCTATGATATTGCTACCGAATATAATGTTCCGCTTGTGGATTTAGACAAAAAAAATCCTACCAAATGTAAATACTTCCAGGATATCAGTCACGTTTCCTTACGATGTTTCGACGAGATCATAGCACGCGTTGCTGCCGCCAATCCATCCACAAAGTGA
- a CDS encoding MBOAT family protein has product MLKNGLGIQTIVLPLAISFYTFQILAFQIDEYKGKVTEEVSYENFLLFILFFPQLVAGPIMRHDHFLIQVNKKRRFSELANNSGMVLLLLGVAKKVIVADNISPVIDPLFQNPSEYNAISSVVAVYGFAIQIYCDFAGYTDIARGLSLMLGINIPANFKAPYLASSFSDFWRRWHITLSTWLRDYLYIPLGGNRVGNVKTYVNLMITMILGGLWHGANYTFLIWGGLHGLYLVLERKFLSEWIQKFSMIPKILYSVFVFHLVCFAWIFFRADSVAKAFAIIRNLFTTGGTELAGIHSLTNFFILAILLHVYEYLPHSRKGLQFKKRKVLIPALGMLVAIVAVTLSSKSVPFIYFQF; this is encoded by the coding sequence TTGCTAAAGAACGGCTTAGGAATCCAGACGATCGTTCTTCCGCTTGCGATCAGTTTTTATACGTTTCAGATACTTGCGTTCCAAATTGACGAATATAAGGGAAAGGTTACGGAGGAGGTTTCTTATGAAAATTTTCTCTTATTCATTCTTTTCTTTCCGCAGCTGGTTGCCGGGCCGATTATGCGTCATGATCATTTTTTGATTCAAGTAAACAAGAAACGCCGTTTTTCAGAACTGGCTAACAATTCAGGAATGGTTTTACTTCTGCTGGGTGTGGCAAAGAAGGTGATCGTTGCAGATAATATTTCTCCGGTCATTGATCCGCTGTTTCAAAACCCTTCCGAGTATAACGCAATAAGCAGCGTTGTCGCGGTTTACGGTTTTGCGATTCAGATCTACTGTGATTTTGCCGGTTATACGGATATTGCGCGAGGATTGTCCTTGATGCTTGGAATCAATATTCCGGCTAACTTTAAGGCTCCTTACTTGGCTTCTTCCTTTAGCGATTTTTGGAGGCGATGGCATATCACTCTGTCAACTTGGTTGCGGGATTATTTATATATCCCTCTTGGAGGAAATCGGGTAGGGAACGTCAAAACATATGTAAATCTTATGATTACTATGATCTTAGGTGGATTATGGCATGGGGCGAACTACACGTTTTTAATTTGGGGAGGCCTCCATGGTTTGTATTTGGTCCTCGAAAGAAAGTTTCTTTCGGAATGGATTCAGAAGTTTTCTATGATTCCAAAGATTCTTTATTCGGTATTCGTGTTCCATTTGGTTTGTTTTGCCTGGATTTTTTTCCGCGCCGATAGTGTGGCAAAAGCATTTGCGATCATTCGAAATTTATTTACAACCGGCGGAACGGAGCTGGCGGGTATTCATTCTCTAACCAATTTTTTCATATTGGCGATTCTATTGCATGTATATGAATACCTTCCGCATTCTCGGAAAGGGTTGCAGTTTAAAAAACGGAAAGTTCTAATACCGGCGCTTGGTATGTTGGTGGCGATTGTCGCGGTTACCTTATCTTCGAAATCCGTCCCATTTATTTATTTTCAATTTTAA